From a region of the Candidatus Brocadia sp. genome:
- a CDS encoding pyridoxal phosphate-dependent aminotransferase — protein sequence MTLSRIAREVKTSATLAITAKAKQLAAKGVDVIGFGAGEPDFDVPENVKNAAIKAIKDGYNKYTPTAGAPDLKEAICEKLLKDNQLKYTPSQILVSAGAKQAILNIVLVLCDSGDEAIIPSPYWVSYSEMVIMAGAKPVFLNTTDREHFKITKETLAKVITPRTKMLFMNSPNNPTGMVYTEKELREIVCFAVEKGIYVISDEIYEKILYDGVKHISPATLGDECYKKVITVNGFSKVYSMTGWRLGYAAGPEEIIKAATNIQDHTTSGANSITQKAGVEALKGNQDPVIFMIKEFDKRRRYIVERLNKIKGVSCLLPQGAFYVFPRVSDLYKRKIAGQSVANSFDLVNLLLEKTFVAFVPGAPFGADDYIRISYATSMANIEKGIDRFEKFLGS from the coding sequence ATGACGTTATCCAGAATTGCCAGGGAGGTAAAGACGTCGGCAACGCTTGCCATCACCGCCAAGGCCAAACAACTAGCGGCAAAAGGTGTAGATGTAATTGGTTTTGGCGCGGGAGAGCCCGATTTTGACGTACCGGAAAATGTAAAAAATGCCGCAATCAAGGCTATCAAAGACGGCTACAACAAATATACGCCTACCGCTGGTGCGCCGGACCTGAAGGAGGCCATCTGTGAAAAGCTGCTTAAGGACAACCAGTTGAAATACACCCCTTCCCAAATCCTTGTGTCTGCAGGGGCGAAACAAGCCATTCTGAACATTGTGCTCGTCCTGTGTGACTCAGGAGACGAAGCCATCATCCCGTCTCCATACTGGGTGAGCTATTCCGAAATGGTCATCATGGCAGGGGCAAAACCGGTATTTCTCAATACCACGGACAGGGAACATTTCAAGATAACCAAAGAAACACTAGCCAAAGTGATAACGCCCCGGACGAAAATGCTTTTTATGAATAGTCCGAATAATCCGACGGGCATGGTTTATACGGAAAAGGAGTTAAGGGAAATTGTGTGTTTTGCGGTTGAAAAAGGAATTTACGTTATCTCCGACGAGATTTACGAAAAGATTTTATATGATGGAGTAAAACACATCAGTCCCGCTACCTTGGGTGACGAATGCTACAAAAAGGTAATTACGGTAAATGGTTTTTCCAAGGTATACTCCATGACGGGTTGGCGTCTTGGTTATGCCGCCGGCCCTGAAGAAATCATCAAGGCGGCAACGAATATCCAGGACCACACAACCTCCGGTGCAAATTCCATTACGCAGAAGGCGGGTGTCGAGGCATTAAAAGGCAATCAGGACCCGGTGATTTTTATGATAAAGGAATTTGATAAGCGGCGCCGGTATATCGTTGAGCGCCTAAACAAGATCAAGGGCGTTTCCTGCCTGCTTCCGCAGGGCGCATTTTACGTATTCCCCAGGGTATCCGATCTTTACAAAAGAAAAATTGCCGGCCAATCCGTGGCGAATTCTTTCGATCTGGTGAACCTCTTGCTCGAAAAGACCTTTGTCGCCTTCGTCCCCGGCGCCCCTTTCGGAGCGGATGATTACATCAGAATTTCCTATGCAACCTCCATGGCAAATATTGAAAAAGGGATAGACCGGTTTGAGAAATTCTTGGGCAGTTAG
- a CDS encoding MlaD family protein: MTKEQFAELRAGLFTLVTLAGFGVMVFILGTQKGYFEHQIILKTTFVNVYGLKAGAPVRFMGVGIGQVKDVVLPKELPGTGIEVILKINKSAQKNINRDSVATIKWLSYVTGDSYVEIASEEWHEPGVEDGDSIKSAEPINYATVIEGGIRMIESFSTIVKTLEDGRFAESLNNITASLDESVKALQKGDGLLSALIYDPKGKQLLENAMKTTETMHVITEKIANGEGTLGALVSDPTLYDNLKRLLGGAERSFVLRNLIRKSIKKGKDAE; this comes from the coding sequence ATGACAAAGGAACAATTTGCGGAACTACGGGCAGGGCTCTTTACGCTGGTAACATTGGCAGGGTTCGGCGTCATGGTGTTTATTCTCGGCACGCAGAAGGGATATTTTGAACATCAGATTATCCTTAAGACAACGTTTGTGAATGTATATGGATTGAAGGCAGGGGCTCCGGTACGATTTATGGGTGTGGGAATAGGACAGGTGAAGGATGTCGTTTTGCCTAAAGAATTGCCCGGCACAGGGATTGAAGTAATACTAAAGATAAACAAATCGGCGCAGAAGAATATCAACCGCGATTCTGTTGCAACGATTAAGTGGCTAAGCTATGTGACGGGGGATTCCTATGTGGAGATTGCCTCTGAAGAATGGCATGAACCCGGAGTGGAGGACGGAGATTCAATAAAAAGCGCTGAGCCAATCAACTACGCAACCGTCATTGAAGGGGGTATACGGATGATTGAGTCCTTTTCAACGATCGTGAAAACGTTGGAAGATGGCCGCTTTGCAGAATCATTAAACAACATCACGGCATCATTGGACGAAAGTGTTAAGGCGTTGCAAAAAGGAGATGGATTATTGTCCGCCCTCATCTACGATCCGAAGGGCAAACAACTCCTGGAAAATGCAATGAAAACTACCGAAACGATGCATGTGATTACGGAAAAGATTGCCAATGGAGAAGGCACCCTTGGCGCCCTCGTCTCAGACCCGACCCTGTATGACAATCTCAAGCGACTTCTCGGCGGCGCAGAGCGTAGTTTTGTGCTGCGTAATTTAATCCGCAAAAGCATTAAAAAGGGAAAAGACGCGGAATAG
- a CDS encoding Uma2 family endonuclease yields MSLNFIKETRGKKTRSQVMVPVITEKKKYTYEDYLKTPDDKRYELITGELLMTPSPVPKHQSVSIELALRIKQFTTINNLGKVFCAPCDVYFDEENVVQPDILFISKNRLNSIGQKNIQGAPELIIEIISEYSVYRDMVQKKKLYARFGVKEYWIVLPDEKEIEVYILKDTLYQSYQTYGKADTLESPTLKGLQIVLKEIFSE; encoded by the coding sequence ATGTCTTTGAATTTTATAAAAGAGACGCGGGGAAAAAAGACGAGGAGTCAGGTCATGGTGCCCGTTATTACAGAAAAGAAAAAATATACCTATGAGGATTATCTTAAAACTCCTGATGATAAGCGGTATGAACTTATTACTGGAGAACTGCTCATGACACCATCTCCGGTTCCAAAACATCAGTCTGTATCTATTGAACTTGCTTTGAGAATTAAACAATTTACTACAATAAATAATCTTGGCAAAGTGTTTTGCGCTCCCTGTGATGTATATTTTGACGAGGAAAATGTCGTTCAGCCAGATATCCTTTTTATTTCAAAGAACAGACTGAATAGTATTGGTCAAAAGAATATACAGGGCGCACCGGAGCTCATAATCGAAATAATTTCGGAATATAGTGTTTACCGGGATATGGTGCAAAAAAAGAAATTGTATGCCCGCTTTGGGGTAAAAGAATATTGGATCGTACTTCCTGATGAGAAAGAGATAGAGGTTTACATCCTGAAGGATACCCTCTATCAGTCTTACCAGACCTATGGCAAGGCCGATACCCTTGAATCGCCTACATTAAAAGGCTTACAAATCGTTTTAAAGGAAATATTTTCAGAATAG
- a CDS encoding FAD-binding protein, which yields MDTVAGKKLTTDGLSRELSRLVGKKNVLSALEDRICYSCDGSKQRYVPDIVVRPQSAQDVSATVQFAHENDMPVYPRGAGSGLTGGAVPVKGGIVLDFTQMNHIVEISPEDLTATVEPGVVTQTLQNEVAKHKLFYPPDPASAPFSTIGGNVAECSGGITGLKYGVTRDYILSLEVVLANGSVIHTGRKTLKSVTGYDLTRLFVGSEGTLGVFTRITVKLLPLPEKIETLLVFFATTQDAVQSASQIIFNNLLPRAMEFIDKSSITCIQGYRQEMQIPAEVNALLLIDIDGKEASVKAEASLIEEIVRKNHAIRVASAKNGQERDVLWEVRRAISPALYNIAPYKINEDICVPRSRILEILDRIANIHNRYPSLKVACFGHIGDGNIHVNVMYDKGDQQKTFAERMIEEILRNTVEVGGTISGEHGIGNVKSAFLSYEIPPMELEIMKDIKRLLDPKGILNPGKMFSC from the coding sequence ATGGATACTGTTGCCGGTAAAAAGCTAACGACAGACGGATTGTCACGCGAATTAAGTCGGCTTGTGGGAAAGAAAAACGTGCTTTCCGCACTCGAAGACCGTATCTGTTATTCATGCGATGGCTCTAAACAAAGATACGTACCAGACATTGTGGTACGACCGCAATCTGCCCAGGATGTCTCTGCAACAGTACAGTTTGCGCATGAAAACGATATGCCCGTGTATCCCCGCGGTGCAGGTTCAGGACTTACCGGCGGCGCCGTTCCGGTAAAGGGCGGCATCGTATTGGATTTCACCCAGATGAATCACATTGTAGAGATCAGCCCTGAAGACCTGACGGCCACGGTAGAACCAGGGGTTGTCACCCAAACGTTACAAAATGAGGTTGCAAAACACAAGCTGTTTTATCCACCTGATCCCGCCAGCGCCCCGTTCTCCACGATAGGCGGCAATGTAGCAGAGTGTTCCGGCGGAATCACCGGTTTAAAATACGGCGTTACGCGGGATTATATTTTGTCGCTGGAGGTTGTTCTTGCCAACGGCAGCGTTATTCACACGGGCCGCAAGACGCTGAAGAGCGTCACGGGTTATGATCTTACCCGTCTTTTTGTTGGCTCAGAAGGCACACTGGGTGTTTTTACCCGGATTACGGTAAAACTGCTTCCCCTCCCGGAGAAGATCGAGACCCTTCTGGTCTTTTTTGCAACAACACAGGATGCAGTACAATCAGCAAGCCAGATTATTTTCAACAACCTCTTACCCCGTGCGATGGAATTTATTGACAAATCCAGCATCACCTGCATTCAGGGATACCGGCAGGAGATGCAAATTCCCGCAGAGGTGAATGCCTTGCTCCTTATCGATATCGATGGAAAAGAGGCGAGCGTCAAAGCCGAAGCGTCTCTCATAGAGGAAATTGTCAGAAAAAATCATGCAATCCGTGTTGCTTCAGCAAAGAACGGTCAGGAACGAGATGTCCTCTGGGAGGTAAGGCGCGCCATCTCTCCGGCGCTCTATAATATCGCACCTTATAAAATCAACGAAGACATCTGCGTTCCACGGAGCAGGATCCTGGAAATATTGGACAGGATAGCCAATATCCACAACCGGTATCCGTCCTTAAAAGTTGCTTGCTTTGGGCATATTGGCGACGGCAATATCCATGTAAATGTCATGTACGACAAAGGAGATCAGCAAAAGACATTTGCAGAGCGGATGATTGAAGAAATCCTCCGCAACACTGTGGAAGTGGGGGGGACAATTTCGGGAGAACATGGTATCGGAAATGTGAAATCGGCTTTTCTCTCCTATGAAATTCCTCCCATGGAGTTAGAAATCATGAAAGATATTAAGCGCCTCTTGGATCCCAAAGGCATATTGAATCCGGGAAAGATGTTTTCCTGCTAA
- a CDS encoding cysteine desulfurase has protein sequence MTKIYMDNASGTPIHPKVVEAMMPFLKDGFGNPSNLHQFGRATNEALQAAREQVAHLINAKPKEIIFTSSGTEANNFALKGILAAHKKKGNHIITSEIEHFSVLNPLKSLEKSGYSVTCLPVDKYGVVNPDDVKKAITPTTTMVSIMYANGEIGTIEPVKEIGAITKEKGILFHTDAVAATGNIPVDVRGVPVDALSMSANQFSGPSGIGALYVREGVRILPFMEGGVQEGGRRAGTENIVGIVGMGKAAELAKAEMTQRMDKVQNLRNQLRDGIVKNMSHVYINGHPLNRLPGNLSLCIEYIEGESVLLFLDMQGIAISSGSACTSRSLKASHVITATGVDAALAQGAVLFSLGIDNSADDVNYILEKLPPTVERLRQMSPLYTKGK, from the coding sequence ATGACAAAAATCTATATGGACAATGCTTCGGGTACACCCATTCACCCGAAAGTGGTAGAGGCAATGATGCCATTCTTAAAGGATGGGTTTGGCAATCCTTCTAATTTGCATCAATTTGGAAGGGCTACCAACGAGGCCCTCCAGGCGGCGAGGGAGCAGGTAGCCCATCTCATCAACGCAAAACCAAAGGAAATTATATTTACATCAAGCGGCACGGAGGCCAACAATTTTGCCCTGAAGGGGATATTGGCCGCGCATAAAAAGAAGGGAAACCATATTATCACTTCAGAAATTGAGCATTTTTCAGTATTGAATCCCTTGAAATCATTGGAAAAATCAGGATACAGCGTCACGTGCTTGCCGGTAGACAAGTATGGGGTAGTAAATCCGGATGATGTGAAGAAGGCCATTACCCCTACGACGACCATGGTGTCCATTATGTATGCTAACGGGGAGATCGGGACGATTGAACCGGTAAAAGAAATCGGGGCTATTACAAAAGAGAAGGGGATTCTGTTCCACACGGATGCCGTTGCCGCAACGGGAAATATCCCGGTCGATGTCAGAGGCGTACCGGTCGATGCCCTGAGTATGTCTGCCAATCAATTCAGCGGCCCTTCAGGGATTGGCGCATTATATGTACGGGAAGGGGTGCGGATACTTCCCTTCATGGAGGGCGGGGTACAGGAGGGGGGCCGCCGGGCAGGGACAGAAAATATCGTTGGTATTGTGGGTATGGGAAAGGCGGCGGAGCTGGCAAAGGCCGAAATGACTCAGCGTATGGATAAGGTTCAGAACTTGAGAAACCAGCTAAGAGATGGTATAGTAAAGAACATGTCTCACGTGTATATCAACGGACATCCGCTGAACCGTCTCCCCGGGAATCTTAGTTTGTGCATAGAGTATATTGAGGGTGAATCGGTTTTATTGTTTCTTGATATGCAGGGTATTGCGATCTCCAGCGGGTCTGCGTGCACCTCGCGGTCGCTGAAGGCGTCTCACGTCATCACCGCCACGGGGGTTGACGCGGCGCTTGCTCAGGGTGCCGTGCTTTTCAGCTTAGGCATTGACAATTCCGCGGATGATGTCAACTATATCCTGGAAAAACTACCGCCTACCGTAGAGCGATTAAGGCAGATGTCACCGCTATATACAAAAGGAAAATAA
- the nifU gene encoding Fe-S cluster assembly scaffold protein NifU, producing the protein MQYSAKVMDHFANPRNVGEFSDADGVGEVGNPACGDIMRMSIKVKDNVIVDVKFKTFGCGAAIATSSISTEMIKGKTLDEALQLTNKAVAEALDGLPPAKMHCSVLAEEAIEAAIDDYLKKTTGKGLEKKKQHAHDDHHGH; encoded by the coding sequence ATGCAATACAGCGCAAAGGTTATGGATCATTTTGCAAATCCCCGGAATGTGGGAGAGTTTTCTGATGCCGATGGTGTTGGGGAAGTTGGAAATCCGGCATGTGGTGACATTATGCGGATGTCTATCAAGGTCAAGGACAACGTCATCGTTGATGTAAAATTCAAGACCTTCGGATGCGGCGCTGCCATTGCCACCAGCAGTATTTCGACGGAAATGATTAAGGGAAAGACCCTGGACGAGGCCCTCCAGCTTACCAATAAGGCAGTGGCAGAGGCGTTGGACGGATTGCCGCCGGCGAAGATGCACTGTTCCGTGCTTGCCGAGGAGGCTATCGAGGCAGCGATTGATGACTATCTTAAGAAAACGACCGGCAAAGGTCTTGAAAAAAAGAAACAACACGCTCACGATGATCATCATGGACACTAA
- a CDS encoding ABC transporter ATP-binding protein: MSKVIIEFKDVYKSFNGLLVHNGINLSILEGEIMSLLGGSGSGKSVMLKELIGLIRPDKGDIIVFGKNVTQMKENELFQLREHIGLLFQGAALFDSLTVSQNIAYPLREHLHLTEKEIQERVDEKLKLVGLSGIGSKMPAELSGGMKKRVGLARAIATEPDIILYDEPTTGLDPMTAQRINELILELQRKLGVTTIVVTHDLHCVRMVSDRIAMLHEGKIVMVGTWEELAASGIQTVKDFISGTICD; the protein is encoded by the coding sequence ATGTCTAAAGTGATTATTGAATTTAAAGATGTCTACAAATCCTTTAATGGACTTCTGGTCCATAATGGAATAAACCTGTCCATCCTGGAGGGTGAAATTATGTCCCTCCTGGGTGGCAGTGGTTCCGGGAAGAGCGTCATGCTTAAGGAATTGATCGGGCTTATACGGCCTGACAAGGGTGATATCATTGTCTTTGGCAAAAATGTAACGCAAATGAAAGAGAACGAGCTGTTTCAGTTGCGCGAACATATTGGATTGTTGTTTCAGGGGGCAGCCCTGTTTGACTCGCTTACGGTGTCGCAAAATATTGCCTATCCGCTCCGGGAGCATCTGCACCTTACCGAAAAGGAAATTCAGGAACGGGTGGATGAAAAACTAAAGCTCGTCGGGCTCAGCGGTATTGGATCCAAGATGCCGGCCGAATTAAGCGGTGGAATGAAGAAGCGGGTCGGGCTGGCAAGGGCAATCGCCACCGAACCCGATATTATCCTCTATGATGAGCCCACAACCGGCCTAGACCCCATGACCGCCCAACGGATAAATGAATTGATTCTCGAATTACAAAGGAAACTGGGCGTTACTACCATTGTCGTGACTCACGATCTGCATTGCGTGAGGATGGTTTCCGACAGAATCGCCATGCTTCACGAAGGAAAGATCGTTATGGTGGGCACCTGGGAAGAGCTGGCAGCTTCCGGAATACAAACGGTGAAAGATTTTATCAGCGGTACGATCTGTGATTAA
- a CDS encoding sulfurtransferase TusA family protein codes for MKADETLDCYGLMCPMPIFKTSVKMKDVAIGKVLEVIATDEGIKKDIASWCNTTGNELLEICEEDGEIHVFIKRLQ; via the coding sequence ATGAAAGCGGACGAAACCCTGGATTGTTATGGACTCATGTGTCCCATGCCCATTTTTAAAACCTCCGTCAAGATGAAGGACGTAGCAATAGGCAAGGTGCTTGAAGTGATTGCTACGGACGAGGGGATTAAGAAGGATATTGCCTCCTGGTGTAATACCACAGGAAATGAACTCCTGGAAATCTGTGAAGAGGACGGGGAGATACATGTTTTCATCAAAAGATTACAATAA